The Spirosoma oryzicola genome contains a region encoding:
- the wrbA gene encoding NAD(P)H:quinone oxidoreductase, producing MKTLVVFYSTYGHVWTLAEAVAEGASQIENNEVVVKRVPETLPTEILDKIGATDAQKAFAHVPIVTPAELVEYDAILFGTPTRYGNLCGQMQAFMDSTGSLWATGALVGKVGGAFVSTATQHGGQEETIRAFHTELLHHGFVIVGLPYAWQGQMGHTEVTGGTPYGASTVAGGQGERQPSANELEGARFQGRHTAEIARKLALK from the coding sequence TCTACCTATGGTCATGTATGGACATTGGCCGAGGCTGTTGCCGAAGGGGCTAGCCAAATTGAGAACAATGAGGTAGTTGTCAAACGCGTACCCGAAACACTACCTACCGAAATACTTGATAAAATAGGGGCTACGGATGCTCAAAAGGCTTTCGCTCATGTACCCATCGTCACACCCGCCGAACTAGTTGAATATGACGCCATCCTGTTTGGCACACCAACGCGTTATGGTAACCTCTGCGGCCAAATGCAAGCCTTTATGGACAGTACGGGTAGTCTGTGGGCCACAGGAGCGCTTGTGGGCAAGGTAGGCGGGGCGTTTGTAAGCACGGCTACCCAGCACGGGGGCCAAGAGGAAACTATTCGCGCCTTCCATACCGAGTTGCTGCACCACGGCTTTGTGATTGTGGGTTTGCCCTACGCTTGGCAGGGCCAGATGGGACACACAGAGGTAACCGGTGGCACGCCATATGGAGCAAGCACGGTAGCGGGCGGCCAGGGCGAACGCCAGCCCAGCGCCAACGAGTTGGAAGGGGCTCGTTTCCAGGGTCGACACACAGCCGAGATTGCCCGTAAGCTGGCTCTTAAGTAG